A single Anatilimnocola floriformis DNA region contains:
- a CDS encoding helix-turn-helix domain-containing protein, which yields MPRALALAVRRAIWRRSKNGQSVALIAQELELCERTVRSFLQRLRARGEAALAANYQACGRERSQDAEVVRRRTLRLREQHRRWGAERLRIELTRWFVAAQLPSTRTLQRWLRTTRPAPSGRRQGTRVTRAEQPHHVWQIDAAEQKRLASGAPVSWLRVADECSGAVLMSFVFSPRSLHAGSRGSRAGLFAAGF from the coding sequence ATGCCTCGTGCTTTGGCTTTGGCGGTTCGGCGGGCGATTTGGCGACGATCTAAGAATGGGCAGTCGGTGGCGCTCATCGCCCAGGAGTTGGAGTTGTGCGAGCGGACGGTGAGGAGCTTTTTGCAGCGGTTGCGGGCGCGGGGCGAGGCTGCGTTGGCGGCCAATTATCAGGCGTGCGGCAGAGAGCGTTCGCAGGATGCGGAAGTGGTGCGGCGGCGAACATTGCGATTGCGTGAGCAGCATCGGCGCTGGGGCGCTGAGCGTTTGCGAATTGAATTAACGCGGTGGTTTGTTGCGGCTCAACTTCCCAGCACGCGCACATTGCAGCGCTGGTTGCGGACCACGCGGCCTGCGCCGAGTGGTCGTCGCCAGGGCACGCGCGTGACGCGAGCAGAGCAGCCGCACCACGTTTGGCAGATTGATGCTGCGGAGCAGAAGCGACTGGCCAGCGGCGCGCCGGTGTCGTGGTTGCGCGTGGCCGATGAGTGCAGCGGCGCGGTGCTAATGTCGTTTGTTTTTTCCCCTCGGTCACTTCACGCAGGTTCCCGTGGTTCGCGTGCAGGCCTGTTTGCGGCAGGTTTTTAG
- a CDS encoding DUF5655 domain-containing protein codes for MPSAKSANVTTAARKKSSVAVAVKRRRAKKPAKLLANPAIVAAPKPSLYSVHPGIAMVQKWISELKGKTGRDVEEWLKHIRTAGPDDKQDCQEWLKKKFNFGTNTSGWLAERAFGKGEGVAAETPEEYLATAPQYVAEMYAGPRQGLKPLHDRLIELAQSLGDSVRICPCKTIVPLYRHHVFAEIRPASNTRIDLGFALQEEPFTARLVDTGGTAKKNRITHRVSITKLSDIDLQVRRWLKQAYEVDA; via the coding sequence ATGCCTTCTGCCAAGTCTGCGAATGTGACTACCGCTGCGCGAAAAAAGTCCTCCGTCGCTGTTGCCGTGAAGCGGCGTCGCGCCAAAAAGCCAGCCAAGCTGCTTGCCAACCCGGCGATCGTGGCGGCTCCAAAGCCGAGTCTCTACAGCGTGCATCCCGGCATCGCGATGGTGCAAAAGTGGATCTCGGAGCTCAAGGGAAAAACGGGCCGCGATGTCGAAGAGTGGCTGAAGCACATTCGCACCGCCGGACCAGACGATAAGCAGGACTGCCAGGAATGGCTGAAGAAGAAATTCAACTTCGGCACGAACACCTCAGGCTGGTTGGCCGAACGAGCGTTTGGAAAAGGCGAAGGCGTGGCCGCGGAAACGCCCGAAGAATATCTCGCCACCGCGCCGCAATATGTCGCCGAGATGTATGCCGGGCCGCGGCAAGGCTTGAAGCCGTTGCACGATCGCCTGATTGAGCTCGCTCAATCGCTCGGCGACAGTGTGCGGATCTGTCCGTGCAAAACCATCGTGCCTTTGTACCGCCACCATGTCTTTGCCGAGATCAGGCCGGCCTCGAACACGCGCATCGATCTCGGCTTTGCGCTGCAAGAAGAACCTTTCACCGCGCGACTCGTCGACACCGGCGGCACGGCGAAAAAGAACCGCATCACTCATCGCGTTTCGATCACGAAACTGAGCGATATCGACCTGCAAGTTCGCCGTTGGCTGAAGCAGGCCTACGAAGTTGATGCGTAG
- a CDS encoding WD40 repeat domain-containing protein, which produces MKLELLHTLKHPNSVYAVAYSPDGKQLATASLDNSLKLWDVATGKELARLTGNGDGVCGCAFSADGKKLYSASLDRSVKVWDVAAAAAEATYTGHGGYIESFGISADRTTIATGSHDKSIRVLTAENGALVATLSGHADAVFSVALSSDGKQCISGSNDGTLRLWDVAKASSRTLTGNDGVPQAVCFSPDNKTVISGGNSGLIEFWNFASGERFQTLEGHASPVKSLAIARDGQLLVSGGHDATVRLWELPSGKLLATTEAHKNNVYGVAISPNGKQVASASFDRTIKIWAIV; this is translated from the coding sequence ATGAAACTCGAACTTCTCCACACGCTGAAGCATCCCAACTCCGTCTACGCGGTGGCGTATTCGCCCGATGGCAAGCAGTTGGCGACGGCGAGTCTCGATAACTCGCTCAAGCTGTGGGACGTCGCCACCGGCAAGGAACTCGCGCGACTCACCGGCAATGGCGACGGCGTGTGTGGCTGTGCATTCTCTGCCGATGGCAAGAAGTTGTATTCGGCGAGCCTCGATCGCAGCGTGAAAGTGTGGGACGTCGCTGCGGCCGCCGCGGAAGCTACCTACACCGGCCATGGTGGTTATATCGAGAGCTTCGGCATCTCGGCCGATCGCACCACGATCGCGACCGGCAGTCACGATAAATCGATTCGCGTGCTCACGGCGGAGAATGGCGCGCTCGTCGCGACGCTCAGCGGACACGCCGATGCGGTGTTCTCGGTCGCGCTGTCGAGCGATGGCAAGCAGTGCATTTCCGGCAGCAACGACGGCACGCTGCGGCTGTGGGATGTGGCCAAAGCTTCGAGCCGCACGTTGACCGGCAACGATGGCGTGCCGCAGGCGGTTTGTTTTTCGCCCGACAACAAAACGGTGATCTCTGGCGGCAACAGCGGACTCATCGAGTTCTGGAATTTTGCTTCCGGCGAACGTTTTCAAACTCTTGAGGGTCATGCGAGCCCCGTGAAGAGTCTGGCCATCGCGCGCGACGGCCAACTCCTCGTCAGCGGCGGTCACGACGCCACTGTGCGGCTGTGGGAACTGCCGAGCGGCAAACTTCTCGCAACGACCGAAGCCCACAAGAACAACGTCTACGGCGTGGCGATTTCACCCAACGGCAAACAAGTGGCTTCGGCGAGCTTCGATCGCACGATCAAGATTTGGGCGATCGTCTAA
- a CDS encoding sugar phosphate isomerase/epimerase family protein, with amino-acid sequence MPRPVTLFTGQWADLPLETMARKTKDFGYDGIELACWGDHFEVDKALSDDGYCKRKRELLDNVGLQCHAISAHLVGQAVCDIIDERHKLILPPYVWGDGKPDGVNKRAIEELKNTARAAKKFGVEVVNGFTGSSIWHLLYSFPPVSAKMIDDGFKLFAERFNPILDVFAECGVKFALEVHPTEIAFDIYTAERALEALDHRPEFGFNFDPSHLHWQGVDSVEFIRAFPDRIYHMHVKDAIVTLNGRSGILASHINFGDHRRGWDFRSPGRGTVNFEEIIRELNRVGYQGPLSVEWEDSGMEREFGAKEAAAFVRQKDFAPSGRAFDAAFEKA; translated from the coding sequence ATGCCGCGTCCGGTTACCCTCTTCACCGGCCAGTGGGCCGATTTGCCGCTCGAAACGATGGCCCGTAAGACGAAGGATTTCGGCTACGACGGCATCGAGCTCGCCTGCTGGGGCGACCACTTCGAAGTCGACAAAGCCCTCAGCGACGACGGCTACTGCAAGCGGAAGCGCGAGCTGCTCGACAACGTCGGTCTGCAATGCCACGCCATCAGTGCCCACCTCGTCGGCCAGGCCGTATGCGACATTATCGACGAGCGCCACAAGCTGATCCTGCCGCCCTATGTGTGGGGCGACGGCAAGCCGGACGGCGTGAACAAGCGGGCCATCGAAGAATTGAAAAACACCGCCCGCGCCGCGAAGAAATTCGGCGTGGAAGTGGTCAACGGTTTCACCGGCAGCAGCATCTGGCACCTGCTGTATTCGTTCCCGCCGGTGTCGGCCAAGATGATCGATGACGGCTTCAAACTGTTCGCCGAACGGTTCAATCCGATTCTCGATGTCTTTGCCGAATGCGGCGTGAAGTTTGCGCTCGAAGTCCATCCGACCGAAATCGCGTTTGACATTTACACTGCCGAGCGGGCTCTCGAAGCGCTCGATCATCGTCCGGAGTTCGGCTTCAACTTTGACCCCAGCCACTTGCATTGGCAGGGCGTTGATTCGGTCGAGTTCATTCGGGCGTTCCCCGACCGCATCTATCACATGCACGTGAAGGATGCGATCGTCACGCTCAACGGCCGCAGCGGCATTCTCGCGAGCCACATCAACTTCGGCGATCATCGTCGCGGTTGGGACTTCCGCAGCCCGGGCCGCGGCACGGTGAACTTCGAAGAGATCATTCGCGAACTGAACCGCGTCGGTTACCAAGGCCCGCTGAGCGTGGAATGGGAAGACAGCGGCATGGAACGCGAATTCGGCGCTAAGGAAGCGGCTGCCTTTGTTCGCCAAAAGGACTTCGCCCCGAGCGGCCGTGCGTTCGATGCGGCGTTTGAAAAAGCCTAG
- a CDS encoding C25 family cysteine peptidase, with product MSAAWMLICLTFAVDPAPAAQNAAADEAPDAVVVCPRTFVGALEPLLAHRHAQGHRFTYVPNNWSPEEIKAGIKKAAARGSLKYVLLVGDAEPSAATNVLTRQRCIPAHYVDAKVNVKFGSEPQIATDNWYADLDDDNLPDLAIGRIPADTPKQVADVVAKIIAYENSLDYGEWRQRINFVAGVGGFGGVIDPMIEGTTRKFLTDGIPAGYTTNMTYGSWRSPFCPDPRKFSDVSLQQHNDGCLFWVYIGHGAHNSLDKIVVPGARFHILDVNDAHKLKCQNRSPIAVMLACYTAAYDAEEDCLAETMLAAPGGPVAVYGGSRVTMPYAMAVMGSALMEQYFKQRPETLGDAILNAKREMVKPLDETNPLKNTNRLLLDALAGMMSPTRQHLADERLEHMHLFNLIGDPMTKLAHPEVVKLTAPRDANPGQTIEVSGESTLGGKAVLELCCRRDCFKSELPARDHFDPSNAGLAALQPVYEAANDRSWAKYQLQLPVGAFTTKIVVPQECLGACHVRMYVQGEKAHALGSANLYVKPVKLVEHTEAN from the coding sequence ATGTCTGCTGCTTGGATGTTGATCTGTCTCACGTTCGCCGTCGATCCGGCGCCCGCTGCGCAAAACGCCGCGGCCGATGAGGCTCCCGATGCGGTCGTGGTTTGCCCGCGGACGTTTGTCGGGGCGCTCGAACCGTTGCTGGCCCATCGCCATGCGCAGGGGCATCGGTTCACCTACGTGCCGAATAACTGGAGCCCTGAAGAGATCAAGGCTGGCATCAAGAAGGCCGCCGCTCGCGGCAGCCTCAAGTATGTGTTGCTGGTCGGCGATGCCGAACCATCGGCGGCGACGAACGTGCTCACGCGGCAGCGCTGCATTCCGGCTCACTACGTCGATGCCAAGGTGAATGTGAAATTCGGCAGCGAGCCGCAGATTGCCACCGACAATTGGTATGCCGATTTGGATGACGACAATCTCCCCGATCTGGCTATCGGTCGCATTCCGGCCGACACGCCGAAGCAGGTGGCCGATGTTGTCGCGAAGATTATCGCTTACGAAAACTCGCTCGATTACGGCGAATGGCGACAGCGGATCAATTTCGTCGCCGGCGTCGGCGGTTTCGGCGGCGTGATCGATCCGATGATCGAAGGGACCACGCGCAAGTTTCTCACCGACGGCATTCCGGCGGGTTATACGACCAACATGACCTACGGCAGCTGGCGAAGTCCGTTCTGCCCCGACCCGCGCAAGTTCAGCGACGTCTCGCTGCAGCAGCACAACGACGGCTGCTTGTTCTGGGTTTATATCGGGCACGGCGCGCACAACTCGCTCGACAAAATCGTCGTGCCGGGCGCTCGCTTTCACATTCTCGATGTGAATGACGCTCACAAGCTGAAGTGCCAGAATCGGTCGCCAATTGCGGTGATGCTGGCCTGTTACACCGCGGCTTACGATGCCGAAGAAGACTGCCTTGCCGAGACCATGCTCGCCGCGCCGGGCGGTCCGGTGGCTGTGTATGGCGGTTCGCGCGTGACCATGCCGTACGCGATGGCGGTGATGGGATCGGCCCTGATGGAGCAATATTTCAAGCAACGCCCGGAGACACTAGGCGATGCGATCTTGAATGCGAAGCGCGAGATGGTCAAGCCGCTCGACGAAACCAATCCGCTAAAGAACACGAACCGCCTGTTGCTCGATGCCCTCGCCGGCATGATGAGCCCCACGCGGCAGCACCTGGCCGATGAACGTCTGGAGCACATGCACCTGTTCAATCTCATCGGCGATCCGATGACGAAGCTCGCCCATCCGGAAGTGGTGAAGCTAACCGCTCCTCGCGATGCGAATCCGGGACAAACGATCGAAGTCAGCGGCGAATCGACCCTCGGCGGCAAGGCCGTGCTCGAACTCTGCTGCCGCCGCGATTGCTTCAAGTCGGAGCTGCCGGCCCGCGATCATTTCGATCCTTCGAACGCTGGCCTGGCCGCGCTGCAACCTGTTTACGAAGCGGCCAATGACCGCAGCTGGGCCAAGTATCAGCTGCAACTGCCGGTCGGCGCCTTCACGACCAAGATCGTCGTGCCCCAAGAATGCCTCGGCGCTTGCCACGTGCGCATGTACGTGCAAGGCGAAAAAGCCCACGCACTCGGCAGTGCGAATCTGTACGTCAAACCGGTGAAGCTGGTCGAACACACGGAAGCGAACTAG
- a CDS encoding sigma-70 family RNA polymerase sigma factor has translation MSSANAPLDPEQFRSYLRLLARMQLPPRLAPKVDTSDVVQQTLIQAYQGLAGFRGATSREMAGWLRQILANHLAHVVRDFGRQKRDAGRELPLAQVLDDSSARLEAWLAAEQSSPSDRAQRNDLLLRMADALESLPDEQREAVELHYYHGWTLAQIATHLNRTPPSVAGLVHRGVLRLRDKLGEAS, from the coding sequence ATGTCATCTGCCAATGCCCCTCTCGACCCCGAGCAGTTCCGCTCGTACTTGCGGCTGCTCGCGCGAATGCAGTTGCCGCCGCGACTAGCGCCGAAGGTCGATACTTCGGACGTCGTGCAGCAGACGCTGATTCAGGCCTATCAAGGACTTGCTGGTTTTCGGGGAGCAACCTCGCGCGAGATGGCAGGTTGGCTGCGGCAAATTCTGGCGAATCATCTGGCCCACGTCGTGCGCGACTTCGGCCGGCAGAAACGAGACGCCGGAAGAGAGTTGCCGCTCGCACAGGTTCTTGACGATTCGTCGGCCCGGCTCGAAGCCTGGCTCGCGGCAGAACAATCGAGCCCCAGCGATCGGGCTCAGCGAAATGACCTGCTGTTGCGGATGGCCGATGCGCTCGAATCGCTCCCCGACGAACAGCGCGAGGCAGTCGAGCTGCACTACTATCACGGCTGGACGTTGGCCCAGATTGCGACGCATCTCAACCGCACGCCGCCGAGCGTCGCCGGCCTGGTGCATCGTGGCGTGCTGCGACTGCGCGACAAACTCGGCGAGGCATCGTAA
- a CDS encoding bestrophin family protein yields MANVVAARKFGGMISYNPHDWRSHLLDIRGSMLPEIMGRVALCVGWSVLVTAAHELLPPWIHGFSLSVPSTVHTLIGTALGLLLVFRTNSSYDKFWEGRKLWGGMVNECRNLARQATTLLTAAPELQRELILWTASFPYAAMSALRGAKALAPSSKDLPQADVGAVLAAQHMPLAVAQRISRAAVTARNRQVISDQMLMLFDQNVNLLIDYIGACERIHKTPIPFAYMVHLRRALILYCFTLPFVLVEPLHWWTVGGTLLVAFVFFGIEEIGVEIEDPFGFDENDLPLERFCQTIEGNLLAVMDPAEPKPWPTSGNGDEQN; encoded by the coding sequence TTGGCGAACGTCGTCGCAGCCCGTAAATTCGGCGGCATGATTAGTTACAACCCGCACGATTGGCGATCGCACCTGCTCGATATTCGCGGCTCGATGCTGCCGGAAATTATGGGCCGGGTCGCCCTTTGCGTCGGTTGGTCGGTGCTCGTGACGGCGGCTCACGAGTTGTTGCCCCCGTGGATCCATGGGTTCTCGTTGTCCGTCCCTTCGACCGTCCACACTCTCATCGGAACCGCGCTCGGTTTGCTCCTGGTGTTTCGCACCAATTCGTCGTACGACAAATTCTGGGAAGGCCGCAAGCTGTGGGGCGGCATGGTCAATGAATGTCGCAACCTCGCCCGCCAGGCCACCACCCTGCTCACGGCAGCTCCGGAACTGCAACGCGAATTAATCCTCTGGACTGCGTCGTTCCCGTATGCAGCCATGTCGGCTCTGCGCGGAGCAAAAGCCCTCGCGCCGAGCAGTAAGGACCTGCCTCAAGCAGACGTTGGCGCCGTGCTCGCCGCGCAGCACATGCCGCTGGCCGTCGCGCAGCGAATTTCGCGCGCCGCAGTCACCGCCCGCAACCGGCAAGTCATCAGCGATCAGATGCTGATGCTCTTCGATCAAAACGTAAATCTGCTAATCGACTACATCGGCGCCTGCGAGCGAATCCATAAGACGCCGATTCCGTTTGCCTACATGGTGCATTTGCGGCGAGCACTCATTCTTTATTGCTTCACGCTGCCGTTCGTGCTCGTCGAGCCGCTGCATTGGTGGACCGTCGGCGGCACGCTGCTCGTGGCCTTTGTTTTTTTTGGCATCGAGGAAATCGGCGTCGAAATCGAAGACCCGTTCGGCTTCGACGAAAACGACCTCCCGCTGGAACGCTTCTGCCAGACCATCGAAGGCAATCTGCTCGCCGTGATGGATCCTGCCGAACCCAAGCCGTGGCCGACGAGCGGCAACGGCGACGAGCAGAATTGA
- the nagB gene encoding glucosamine-6-phosphate deaminase: MRVIIETNSQAASRRAAHFVADLVKRKPDCTLGLATGSTPQMLYRELIRLHQEEGLDFSQVRTFNLDEYVGLGPAHPQSYRHFMQVNLFDHINVAPANTHVPDGRALDFEAHCRQYEQLIKEAGGIDLQILGVGTDGHIAFNEPGSSLGSRTRLKTLASETIRDNARFFGGEEKVPRLAVTMGVGTILESRRCLFLAFGPHKAIAVRDTVEGPITAQVTASALQLHREVIGVFDEAAARLLVRRDYYAEVERAQCLLESGKLRELGIGAQ; encoded by the coding sequence ATGCGCGTCATCATCGAAACCAATTCTCAAGCAGCCAGCCGCCGGGCCGCCCACTTCGTCGCCGATCTCGTTAAGCGTAAGCCCGATTGCACCCTCGGCTTGGCCACCGGCAGCACCCCGCAGATGCTCTATCGCGAGCTGATCCGCCTGCATCAGGAAGAAGGGCTCGACTTCTCGCAGGTCCGCACGTTCAACCTCGACGAGTACGTCGGCCTCGGGCCGGCTCATCCGCAGAGCTATCGCCACTTCATGCAGGTGAATCTGTTCGACCACATCAACGTCGCGCCGGCGAACACGCACGTGCCCGATGGCCGGGCGCTCGATTTCGAAGCGCATTGCCGGCAGTACGAACAGCTGATCAAAGAAGCCGGCGGCATTGATCTGCAGATTCTCGGCGTCGGCACCGATGGCCATATTGCGTTCAACGAACCTGGGTCGTCGCTCGGCAGCCGCACGCGACTCAAGACGTTGGCGAGTGAAACCATCCGCGACAACGCTCGCTTCTTCGGCGGCGAAGAAAAGGTTCCTCGCCTCGCCGTGACGATGGGCGTCGGCACGATTTTGGAAAGCCGCCGCTGTTTGTTTCTGGCCTTTGGTCCCCACAAAGCGATCGCGGTACGCGATACCGTCGAAGGGCCGATCACCGCGCAGGTCACGGCGTCGGCGCTGCAGCTACATCGCGAAGTAATTGGCGTCTTTGACGAAGCGGCCGCCCGGTTGCTGGTTCGCCGCGACTACTACGCCGAAGTCGAACGGGCTCAGTGCCTGCTCGAGAGCGGCAAGTTGCGCGAGCTCGGCATTGGGGCTCAGTAG
- a CDS encoding arylsulfatase — translation MHRICLLFAAAFFLASNLTAAERPNVVIIMSDDMGFSDIGCYGGEIQTPNLDGLAAGGLRFTQFYNMARCCPTRASLLTGLYPHQAGVGHMMDDHGKPGYTGNLNADCRTIAQVLKPAGYRSYASGKWHVTRNTQPEGDKHNWPLQRGFERYYGMISGAGSFYDPFTLCRDNTLISPYADAEYQPKQYYFTDAISDHAVKFIGEHERDHQQEPFFLYVTYTAAHWPMHALPEDIAKYKGKYDAGYEAIRKARLAKSAELGLIDKAQGLAPQAGDWDAVKNREREIACMEVYAAMVDRMDQGIGKIIAELKRTNRFDNTLIFFLQDNGGCAEANGRNVTMNREDGPRKDKPSLPPIAPTALPNTNTPPQTRDGYPVRQGPNVIPGPYDTYVAYGQGWANVSNTPFREYKHWVHEGGISTPLIAHWPKGITAKGELRKQPGHLIDLMATCVDLAEAKYPAEATPLVGLSLRPAFQNEPLKRDAIYWEHEGNRAVRVGDWKLVAKHNQEWELYDIAQDRIEAKNLAAKHPEKVREMSELYTKWAERSNVAPWPVAQAAAKKNAKKKGN, via the coding sequence ATGCATCGCATTTGCCTCCTGTTTGCCGCCGCGTTTTTTCTGGCTTCAAATCTCACCGCCGCCGAGCGTCCCAACGTCGTCATCATCATGAGCGACGATATGGGCTTCTCCGACATCGGCTGCTACGGCGGCGAGATTCAAACGCCGAATCTCGATGGACTCGCAGCCGGTGGTTTGCGGTTCACGCAGTTCTATAACATGGCCCGGTGCTGCCCGACGCGAGCCTCGCTCCTCACCGGTCTGTATCCGCATCAGGCCGGCGTCGGCCACATGATGGATGACCACGGCAAGCCGGGCTACACGGGAAACCTCAACGCCGATTGCCGCACGATCGCGCAGGTGCTGAAGCCCGCCGGCTATCGCAGCTATGCCTCGGGCAAGTGGCACGTCACGCGCAACACGCAACCGGAAGGGGACAAGCACAACTGGCCGCTGCAGCGTGGTTTCGAGCGGTATTACGGCATGATTTCGGGCGCCGGCAGCTTTTATGATCCGTTCACGCTCTGCCGCGACAACACGCTCATCTCGCCCTATGCCGATGCGGAGTATCAGCCGAAGCAGTATTACTTCACCGATGCGATCAGCGATCACGCGGTGAAGTTCATCGGCGAGCACGAGCGCGACCACCAGCAAGAGCCGTTCTTTTTGTACGTCACTTACACGGCTGCCCACTGGCCGATGCACGCGCTGCCAGAAGACATTGCAAAATACAAAGGCAAGTACGACGCCGGTTACGAAGCGATTCGCAAAGCGCGCCTCGCAAAGTCTGCCGAGCTCGGTCTGATCGACAAGGCTCAAGGTCTGGCGCCGCAGGCCGGCGATTGGGATGCCGTGAAAAACCGCGAGCGCGAAATCGCTTGCATGGAAGTCTACGCCGCGATGGTCGACCGCATGGATCAAGGCATTGGCAAGATCATCGCCGAGCTGAAGCGAACCAACCGCTTCGACAACACGCTGATTTTCTTCCTGCAAGACAACGGCGGTTGCGCCGAAGCCAACGGCCGCAACGTGACGATGAACCGCGAAGATGGCCCGCGCAAGGACAAACCTTCGCTGCCACCGATTGCCCCCACGGCGCTGCCGAACACCAATACGCCGCCGCAAACGCGCGATGGCTATCCTGTTCGCCAGGGACCGAACGTGATCCCCGGCCCGTACGACACCTACGTCGCTTATGGTCAGGGCTGGGCGAACGTTTCGAACACGCCGTTCCGCGAATACAAGCACTGGGTTCACGAGGGAGGCATCAGCACGCCGCTCATCGCTCACTGGCCGAAGGGAATCACCGCCAAGGGCGAGCTCCGCAAACAGCCGGGGCATTTGATCGACTTAATGGCCACCTGCGTCGACCTCGCCGAAGCGAAGTATCCCGCCGAAGCCACGCCGCTCGTCGGCCTGAGCTTACGGCCCGCGTTTCAGAATGAACCGCTCAAGCGCGACGCCATTTATTGGGAACACGAAGGGAACCGCGCGGTGCGCGTCGGCGATTGGAAGCTCGTTGCCAAGCACAACCAGGAATGGGAGCTATATGACATTGCGCAGGATCGCATCGAAGCCAAGAACCTGGCCGCGAAGCATCCCGAAAAAGTGCGCGAGATGAGCGAGCTCTATACAAAGTGGGCCGAGCGCTCGAACGTCGCGCCCTGGCCCGTGGCTCAAGCCGCGGCCAAGAAAAACGCCAAAAAGAAAGGGAATTAG
- a CDS encoding DUF1501 domain-containing protein: protein MLTVRGKTHQFCDGLSRRTVLKIGGLAMGGLSLSQLLQAEGASNKPQRQKAVIMIFLAGGPPHQDMVDLKMDAPAEIRGEFKPIATKVPGIQICEHLPGLAATMDRWTIIRSLVGSEGRHAAFQCNTGWPVQQQPPGGWPSFGSIVAKLKGPSNPGTPPFVNLSTKTKNGAWGDSGQAGFVGQAYGPFTPNKDGGGLSIGTVSTEQLADRRALGQQLDRFKRTADATGAIAGLDAYQQQAFSILTSGQLADALDLSKEDPKVLDRYGRGSPENAGYGDAGPLMNEYLLSARRLVEAGVRVVTLAYGRWDWHGRPHGTTFDNSRDHFPQLDQGLTALVDDLTERGMIDDVSIVVWGEFGRTPRINKNGGRDHWPNVGCAMLAGGGMKTGQVIGATDRLGDHASERPVHFQDIFATMYHRLGIDINRATVNDLSGRPRYLVDHTQYQPLREVI from the coding sequence AGGGGCGAGCAACAAGCCGCAGCGGCAAAAGGCGGTGATCATGATTTTCCTGGCGGGCGGGCCTCCGCATCAGGACATGGTCGATCTGAAGATGGATGCCCCCGCTGAGATTCGGGGCGAGTTCAAACCGATCGCCACGAAGGTTCCCGGCATTCAAATTTGCGAACACTTGCCCGGCCTCGCCGCGACGATGGATCGCTGGACGATCATTCGCTCGCTGGTTGGCTCCGAAGGTCGGCACGCGGCCTTTCAATGCAACACCGGTTGGCCGGTGCAGCAGCAACCGCCCGGCGGTTGGCCCTCGTTTGGTTCGATCGTGGCGAAGTTGAAAGGACCAAGCAATCCAGGCACTCCGCCGTTTGTGAATCTTTCGACCAAAACAAAAAACGGCGCTTGGGGCGATTCGGGGCAGGCCGGTTTCGTCGGCCAGGCGTATGGCCCGTTCACGCCCAATAAAGATGGCGGTGGTTTGTCGATCGGCACGGTTTCGACCGAGCAACTCGCCGACCGCCGCGCGCTGGGGCAACAGCTCGATCGCTTCAAACGAACCGCCGACGCTACCGGCGCGATTGCCGGCCTCGATGCTTATCAGCAGCAGGCCTTCAGCATTCTCACTTCCGGCCAACTCGCCGATGCGCTCGATCTGTCGAAGGAAGATCCGAAGGTGCTCGATCGCTACGGCCGCGGCTCGCCCGAGAACGCCGGCTATGGCGATGCGGGACCGCTGATGAACGAATATCTGCTGAGCGCGCGGCGGCTCGTCGAAGCGGGCGTGCGCGTGGTGACCCTCGCGTATGGCCGATGGGATTGGCACGGTCGACCGCACGGCACGACGTTCGACAATTCCCGCGATCACTTTCCGCAACTCGATCAAGGGCTGACCGCGCTCGTCGATGATTTGACCGAGCGCGGCATGATCGACGATGTGTCGATCGTCGTGTGGGGCGAATTCGGCCGCACACCGCGGATCAACAAGAACGGCGGCCGTGACCACTGGCCCAACGTCGGTTGCGCAATGCTCGCCGGCGGCGGCATGAAAACCGGCCAGGTCATCGGCGCGACCGATCGCCTCGGCGATCACGCGAGCGAACGGCCTGTTCATTTTCAGGACATCTTTGCCACGATGTATCACCGCCTGGGGATCGATATCAATCGCGCGACGGTCAACGATTTGAGCGGTAGGCCGCGGTATCTGGTCGATCACACGCAGTATCAACCGCTGCGCGAAGTGATTTGA